A single Nostoc sp. PCC 7107 DNA region contains:
- a CDS encoding cell wall metabolism sensor histidine kinase WalK, producing the protein MNQIQKIFRAIDPFSLRVRLTIGIAAVSALGLGSLAIWTSWKMQQFLINNYKNNIQQITEHLPYYVELYTEVLPEENGLQKAINNLSTANTYLWVKNSQNQIIAQSDNLNKLPPKKVSELMDLTQTSIKPIAQEMGKSYFVMCGSTLRLQGQSVGTLLVVQDVTQEQSMFLVIVKSLGIGSIVTITIISVAIAFYIKRSLQPLRQLSQMTEVISIADLGQAQLYLDKAPSEVRELTQTYNMMLSRLFQSWEQERQFVSNVSHELRTPLTIVHGYLQSVLRRQNNLTEVQQEALATAAAEAERTIRLLQDLLDLARADSGNLLFRLERCLLNDLISEIVVMAKTYSDRQITIESTNQPIEAKADYNRLKQVLLNLIDNAFKYSDPTTAVTIKFYQQADQAIIQVCDQGYGIPLQHQSRIFERFYRIDEARTSSTGGCGLGLSIVKTLVEGMNGNVTVRSRLGEGSIFTITLSAYLSSSS; encoded by the coding sequence GTGAATCAAATTCAGAAAATTTTTCGCGCAATTGATCCTTTTTCACTACGCGTTCGACTTACAATTGGAATTGCTGCGGTTTCGGCTTTAGGATTAGGTAGCCTAGCTATCTGGACAAGCTGGAAAATGCAGCAATTTTTAATTAATAATTATAAAAATAATATTCAACAAATTACCGAACATTTGCCTTATTATGTAGAGCTTTATACAGAAGTTTTACCTGAAGAAAATGGGCTGCAAAAGGCAATTAATAATTTAAGTACAGCAAATACATATTTGTGGGTCAAAAATTCCCAGAATCAAATAATAGCCCAATCAGATAACTTAAATAAATTACCGCCAAAAAAAGTATCTGAGTTAATGGATTTAACTCAGACATCAATTAAACCCATAGCCCAAGAAATGGGTAAAAGCTACTTTGTGATGTGTGGGAGTACTTTGAGATTACAAGGTCAAAGTGTGGGAACATTACTTGTCGTGCAGGATGTCACCCAAGAACAAAGCATGTTTTTAGTGATTGTGAAGAGTTTGGGGATTGGCAGTATTGTCACTATTACAATTATTTCTGTAGCGATCGCATTTTACATCAAACGTTCTTTGCAACCTCTACGCCAGTTAAGTCAAATGACAGAAGTCATTTCCATTGCAGACTTAGGACAAGCTCAACTTTATTTAGATAAAGCACCCAGCGAAGTTAGAGAATTAACTCAAACTTACAACATGATGTTATCGCGGCTGTTCCAATCTTGGGAGCAAGAGCGACAATTTGTTAGTAATGTATCTCATGAATTACGCACACCCCTAACTATCGTACATGGCTATTTGCAAAGCGTCTTACGGCGGCAGAATAACTTAACAGAAGTTCAACAAGAAGCTTTAGCCACAGCCGCAGCTGAAGCCGAACGTACCATTCGGCTGTTACAAGACTTACTCGATTTAGCCAGGGCTGATAGTGGTAATTTACTATTTCGCCTAGAACGTTGTTTGTTAAATGATTTAATCTCAGAAATTGTAGTCATGGCGAAGACTTATAGCGATCGCCAGATTACAATTGAATCAACTAACCAGCCCATTGAGGCTAAAGCTGACTACAATCGCCTCAAACAAGTTTTACTCAATTTAATCGATAATGCCTTTAAGTATTCTGATCCAACAACTGCTGTCACTATTAAGTTTTATCAACAAGCAGACCAAGCTATCATTCAAGTTTGTGATCAAGGTTATGGTATTCCTTTACAACATCAATCACGAATTTTTGAGCGATTTTATCGTATAGATGAAGCCCGTACTAGTTCCACTGGTGGCTGTGGTTTAGGACTATCCATTGTAAAAACTTTAGTTGAGGGGATGAATGGAAATGTAACGGTGCGATCGCGTTTAGGTGAAGGGAGTATATTTACAATTACCTTGTCTGCTTATTTATCAAGCTCTAGCTAA
- a CDS encoding ATP-binding protein translates to MQKMMIQVLLVEDSPSDAKLLHQLFLHAYQQELKILHVERLSEAIELSLVDEKHLGDGWEIANLKQDKFDVVLLDLELPDSVGIDTLKEYRAVVTDIPVVVLTGLDDEELAMQALAEGAQDYLVKDQTTIQRLVRAIRYAIEREEILNKLRESEEISRQALAKEQQLNELKSNFVAMVSHEFRNPMTTIRTAMDILQHQHNLNEERKNFYFERVQDSINHMLQLLDEVLFLSRSEAAKLEYKPAPLDLISFCEEITDVLQMKAVGQQNIIFNHAGKYNISYMDDELLYCILTNLISNAVKYSPPQSNVWFNLSCGDDMAIFQVRDEGIGIPEKDQINLFQTFYRASNARRIQGTGLGLAMVKKCVDLHGGEISIESKQNMGTTVIVRLPLNYHGDSK, encoded by the coding sequence ATGCAAAAAATGATGATTCAAGTTCTATTGGTAGAAGATAGTCCTAGTGATGCTAAACTACTGCATCAACTATTTTTACATGCCTATCAGCAGGAATTAAAAATATTGCATGTTGAAAGATTGTCTGAAGCAATAGAGTTAAGTTTAGTAGATGAGAAGCACTTAGGAGATGGTTGGGAAATTGCAAATCTTAAACAAGATAAATTTGATGTTGTCTTGTTAGATTTAGAATTACCTGATTCTGTGGGAATAGATACTTTAAAAGAATATCGAGCCGTAGTAACAGATATTCCTGTGGTGGTTTTAACGGGGCTTGATGATGAAGAATTAGCCATGCAAGCATTAGCAGAAGGCGCTCAAGATTATTTAGTGAAAGACCAAACTACCATCCAGCGATTAGTACGTGCTATTCGCTATGCTATTGAACGGGAAGAAATTCTGAATAAGTTAAGAGAGAGTGAAGAAATTAGCCGCCAAGCATTAGCTAAAGAACAACAACTCAATGAGCTAAAGTCTAATTTTGTGGCAATGGTTTCTCATGAGTTTCGTAACCCGATGACTACAATTAGGACTGCTATGGATATACTGCAACATCAACATAACTTGAATGAGGAGCGAAAAAATTTCTATTTTGAACGTGTGCAAGATTCAATTAATCACATGCTTCAGTTACTTGATGAAGTGTTATTTTTGAGCCGAAGTGAGGCTGCTAAATTAGAATATAAGCCTGCGCCTTTAGATTTAATAAGCTTTTGTGAGGAAATCACAGATGTCCTACAAATGAAGGCAGTTGGTCAGCAGAATATTATCTTTAACCATGCAGGAAAATACAATATCAGCTACATGGATGATGAATTACTCTATTGTATTTTAACTAATTTAATTTCCAATGCTGTTAAATATTCTCCGCCACAAAGTAATGTTTGGTTTAATTTAAGTTGTGGAGATGATATGGCAATTTTTCAGGTTAGAGATGAAGGAATAGGTATCCCTGAAAAAGACCAAATAAATCTATTTCAAACTTTCTATAGAGCTAGTAATGCGCGGCGAATTCAAGGAACAGGCTTAGGGCTGGCTATGGTGAAAAAGTGTGTAGATTTACATGGGGGTGAAATTAGTATAGAAAGTAAGCAGAATATGGGAACTACGGTAATAGTACGATTGCCGTTAAATTATCATGGCGATAGTAAATAG
- a CDS encoding response regulator: protein MVNNSIENSQVCRCVEILLVEDSPSDANLTMKGFVNAKIANNLHWVEDGETAMNYLRQQGEFADAPRPDLVLLDLNLPGMDGREVLTEVKYDPSLKRIQVVVLTTSTDEQDILHSYNLHANCHITKPIDIYQFIEAVQLIKDFWLTAVTLPSDSSI from the coding sequence ATGGTTAATAACAGTATTGAAAATAGTCAGGTATGTCGGTGTGTGGAAATTTTGCTAGTTGAAGATTCTCCTAGTGACGCTAATCTCACAATGAAAGGCTTTGTCAATGCCAAAATTGCCAATAACTTGCACTGGGTTGAAGATGGTGAAACAGCAATGAATTATCTCCGCCAGCAAGGAGAGTTCGCTGATGCTCCTCGTCCAGATTTAGTTTTACTCGACTTGAATTTACCAGGGATGGATGGACGGGAAGTACTGACAGAAGTAAAATATGACCCCAGCCTAAAACGTATTCAGGTTGTTGTGCTGACTACCTCAACAGATGAACAAGACATACTACATTCTTATAATCTCCATGCTAATTGCCATATCACAAAACCCATTGATATCTACCAGTTTATTGAAGCTGTGCAGTTAATTAAAGATTTTTGGTTAACAGCAGTCACGCTTCCATCAGATTCATCAATTTAA
- a CDS encoding ATP-binding protein, which translates to MSSVQDNGIGIKSQYLDRIFEIFRRLHTRREFPGTGIGWAICKKIVERHNGHIWAESQARVGTTFYFTLDELVT; encoded by the coding sequence TTGTCCTCAGTCCAAGATAATGGTATTGGCATTAAATCTCAGTATCTTGACCGGATTTTTGAAATTTTCCGTCGCCTACATACCCGTCGAGAATTTCCGGGTACAGGTATTGGTTGGGCTATTTGTAAAAAAATTGTTGAACGCCATAATGGTCACATCTGGGCTGAATCTCAGGCAAGAGTGGGTACAACATTCTACTTTACTCTTGATGAATTAGTTACTTGA
- a CDS encoding GNAT family N-acetyltransferase, whose translation MYSNNLSLPSGCILRQATSADKWSIRSLVFSAKLDPTQLRWQQFFVVEYEGNLIACGQLRNFVGVQEMGSLVVKPTWRGRGLGSLLTQHLISQATEPLYLECLGENLSQFYSRFGFVTVAFENIPSSLKHKFGISQFAKQLFRVPIVFMKYCQE comes from the coding sequence ATGTATTCAAACAATTTATCATTACCATCTGGATGTATTTTACGTCAGGCAACGTCGGCTGATAAGTGGTCAATTCGTTCATTAGTATTTTCAGCTAAACTTGACCCTACCCAATTACGTTGGCAACAGTTCTTTGTTGTTGAATACGAAGGTAATTTAATTGCCTGTGGACAACTACGTAATTTTGTTGGTGTACAAGAAATGGGTAGTTTAGTTGTTAAACCAACTTGGAGAGGACGTGGTTTAGGTAGTTTGCTCACGCAGCATCTCATAAGTCAAGCAACAGAACCACTATATCTAGAATGTTTGGGCGAAAATTTATCACAGTTTTATAGTCGCTTTGGTTTTGTCACAGTTGCTTTTGAAAATATTCCGTCATCTCTCAAGCATAAATTTGGCATTTCTCAATTTGCTAAACAGCTGTTTAGAGTGCCTATAGTATTTATGAAATACTGCCAGGAATAG
- the miaA gene encoding tRNA (adenosine(37)-N6)-dimethylallyltransferase MiaA, with the protein MTKLIVICGATATGKSGLGLSLATRLGSVIFSADSRQVYREFNIGTAKPTVAEQKLVPHYLIDICEPTETMTVADYQEQAQALIESVGVEPILLVGGTGLYIRSIVQGMKIPRVAPDNELRSQLASLGQNQLYGMLQQVDPVAANKIHPNDPVRTLRALEVFYITGIPISDQQGENPPDYPILQIGLDCDVDKLDVRIHKRTEQMIADGLVSEVEYLCQKYGADLSLLNTLGYQEIKQYLAGKITLNTAKELTVLHTRQFAKRQRTWFRAYPQIEWFNADNADLIEQVWQRVTEFIN; encoded by the coding sequence ATGACCAAATTAATTGTTATTTGTGGGGCAACTGCAACAGGTAAGTCTGGTTTAGGGCTAAGTTTAGCTACCAGGTTGGGTTCTGTAATTTTCAGTGCAGATTCCCGTCAAGTTTACCGTGAGTTTAATATTGGCACAGCTAAACCAACCGTAGCGGAACAAAAATTAGTGCCACATTATTTAATAGATATCTGTGAGCCAACAGAAACTATGACGGTAGCAGATTATCAAGAACAGGCACAAGCTTTAATTGAGTCGGTTGGTGTTGAGCCAATTTTATTAGTAGGTGGAACTGGTTTATATATACGTTCCATAGTTCAAGGGATGAAAATTCCCAGAGTTGCGCCTGATAATGAATTGCGATCGCAATTAGCATCTCTCGGACAAAATCAACTGTATGGTATGTTGCAACAAGTTGATCCTGTTGCAGCAAATAAAATTCATCCCAATGATCCCGTGCGGACTTTACGCGCGTTGGAGGTATTTTACATAACTGGAATTCCTATCTCTGATCAACAAGGCGAAAACCCACCTGATTATCCAATTTTACAGATTGGCTTAGATTGTGATGTTGATAAATTAGATGTACGCATTCACAAGCGAACTGAGCAAATGATTGCTGATGGTTTAGTATCTGAAGTGGAATATCTTTGTCAAAAATATGGGGCTGATTTATCGTTGTTAAACACTTTGGGATATCAGGAAATTAAGCAATATTTGGCTGGTAAGATTACTTTAAATACAGCCAAAGAATTAACAGTTTTACATACACGACAATTTGCCAAACGACAACGCACTTGGTTTAGAGCATATCCGCAAATTGAGTGGTTTAATGCAGATAATGCTGATTTGATAGAGCAAGTTTGGCAGCGTGTAACTGAGTTTATTAATTAA
- the gyrB gene encoding DNA topoisomerase (ATP-hydrolyzing) subunit B: MTSSYSADQIQVLEGLEAVRKRPGMYIGSTGPRGLHHLVYEVVDNSVDEALAGYCTHIEIDINADGSVTVTDDGRGIPTDTHSRTGKSALETVMTVLHAGGKFGGGGYKVSGGLHGVGISVVNALSEVVEVTVWRDKKVHTQRYERGVPVTELVAKPYKEARTGTSVTFKPDTQIFTTGIEFDFITLAGRLRELAYLNAGVKITFTDNRLELLKSDTPKIETYEYRGGIKEYIAYMNRDKQPLHEEIIYVQGERSNVQIEVALQWCTDAYTDNVLGFANNIRTVDGGTHLEGLKAVLTRTLNAIARKRNKIKENEPNLSGEHVREGLTAVISVKVPDPEFEGQTKTKLGNTEVRGIVDSLVGEVLTEYLEFHPGIADSILDKAIQAFKAAEAARHARELVRRKSVLESSPLPGKLADCSSRDPSESEIYIVEGDSAGGSAKQGRDRRTQAILPLRGKILNIEKTDDSKIYKNNEIQALITALGLGVKGEEFDSTQLRYHRIIIMTDADVDGAHIRTLLLTFFYRYQRSLIEQGFIYIACPPLYKVERGKNHEYCYSDRELQQAIAKFPANANYTIQRFKGLGEMMPAQLWTTTMNPETRTLKQVEIEDAAEADRIFTILMGDRVAPRREFIETYGSKLNFAELDI; the protein is encoded by the coding sequence ATGACGAGCAGTTACAGTGCCGATCAGATTCAAGTTCTGGAAGGTCTGGAAGCCGTCCGCAAACGACCGGGGATGTACATTGGTTCTACCGGGCCGCGAGGACTCCACCATTTAGTTTATGAGGTGGTAGATAACTCTGTTGATGAAGCATTAGCAGGATACTGCACCCATATAGAAATAGATATTAATGCAGATGGTTCTGTGACTGTAACAGATGACGGTCGAGGTATTCCCACCGATACTCATTCGCGGACTGGGAAATCGGCGTTGGAAACTGTAATGACAGTGCTGCACGCTGGGGGTAAATTTGGCGGCGGCGGCTACAAAGTTTCTGGAGGATTACACGGGGTTGGGATTTCTGTAGTTAATGCTTTGTCAGAAGTTGTCGAAGTTACAGTTTGGCGAGATAAAAAGGTTCATACCCAACGCTATGAACGAGGTGTTCCCGTTACTGAATTGGTAGCGAAGCCATATAAAGAAGCTAGAACGGGTACTTCCGTAACTTTCAAACCAGATACACAAATCTTTACTACTGGGATTGAGTTTGATTTCATCACCCTAGCAGGCCGTTTGCGAGAATTGGCTTATCTCAACGCTGGGGTGAAAATTACTTTCACAGACAACCGTTTAGAACTCCTGAAAAGCGATACACCCAAGATCGAAACCTACGAATATCGAGGTGGTATCAAAGAATATATCGCCTACATGAACCGCGATAAGCAGCCGCTACATGAAGAAATTATTTATGTGCAGGGAGAACGTAGCAACGTTCAGATAGAAGTTGCGTTGCAGTGGTGTACTGACGCTTATACAGACAACGTGTTGGGTTTTGCGAATAATATCCGTACTGTTGATGGCGGTACGCACTTAGAAGGTTTAAAGGCGGTACTAACTCGGACATTAAATGCGATCGCCCGTAAGCGCAATAAAATAAAAGAAAATGAACCTAACCTCAGCGGTGAACACGTCCGAGAAGGTTTAACCGCAGTCATTTCCGTCAAAGTCCCCGATCCTGAATTTGAAGGACAAACCAAAACTAAACTCGGTAACACTGAGGTGCGGGGAATCGTTGATTCTCTGGTAGGGGAAGTTCTCACGGAGTACCTGGAATTTCATCCAGGAATCGCTGATTCAATTCTCGATAAAGCTATCCAAGCATTCAAAGCTGCTGAAGCCGCACGTCACGCCAGGGAGTTAGTCCGGCGTAAATCTGTCCTGGAATCTTCGCCATTACCAGGGAAATTAGCAGATTGTAGTTCTCGCGATCCTAGCGAATCAGAAATTTATATTGTGGAAGGTGACTCAGCGGGTGGTAGCGCCAAACAAGGACGCGATCGCCGCACTCAAGCCATCCTCCCCTTACGTGGTAAAATCCTTAACATCGAAAAAACTGACGATTCCAAAATCTACAAAAATAACGAAATTCAGGCGTTAATCACAGCCTTGGGTTTAGGAGTCAAAGGTGAAGAATTCGACTCTACCCAACTGCGCTATCATCGCATCATCATTATGACTGACGCTGACGTAGATGGAGCGCATATCCGCACATTGCTGTTAACATTTTTCTACAGATATCAGCGATCGCTCATTGAACAAGGATTTATTTATATCGCTTGTCCTCCTTTATATAAAGTAGAACGCGGCAAGAATCATGAGTATTGTTATAGCGATAGAGAACTACAACAAGCAATTGCCAAGTTCCCGGCTAATGCTAACTACACTATCCAACGTTTCAAAGGTTTGGGTGAAATGATGCCGGCACAACTCTGGACAACTACAATGAATCCAGAAACTCGCACCCTGAAACAAGTCGAAATTGAAGATGCTGCCGAAGCTGATCGCATTTTCACTATTTTAATGGGCGATCGCGTTGCGCCCCGACGTGAATTTATCGAAACCTACGGTTCTAAACTCAATTTTGCCGAGCTTGATATATAA
- the rpoD gene encoding RNA polymerase sigma factor RpoD translates to MNQANNVLESNYQPDLEIINQPDFEELEDLLIEEEDDLLLVDDGEMDEFLEPQSDEDDAKSGKAAKSRRRTQSKKKHYTEDSIRLYLQEIGRIRLLRADEEIELARKIADLLELERVRERLSEQLDRDPRDSEWAEAVQLPLPAFRYRLHVGRRAKDKMVQSNLRLVVSIAKKYMNRGLSFQDLIQEGSLGLIRAAEKFDHEKGYKFSTYATWWIRQAITRAIADQSRTIRLPVHLYETISRIKKTTKLLSQEMGRKPTEEEIATRMEMTIEKLRFIAKSAQLPISLETPIGKEEDSRLGDFIESDGETPEDQVSKNLLREDLEKVLDSLSPRERDVLRLRYGLDDGRMKTLEEIGQIFNVTRERIRQIEAKALRKLRHPNRNSVLKEYIR, encoded by the coding sequence ATGAACCAGGCTAACAACGTACTCGAAAGCAATTATCAGCCTGACCTAGAAATAATAAATCAGCCTGATTTCGAGGAGTTAGAAGACCTCTTAATTGAAGAAGAGGATGACTTACTTCTTGTTGATGATGGCGAAATGGATGAATTTTTAGAGCCTCAGTCTGATGAGGACGACGCAAAGTCTGGAAAAGCCGCTAAATCGCGTCGTCGCACACAAAGCAAGAAAAAGCACTACACCGAAGATTCAATTCGTCTTTACTTGCAAGAAATAGGGCGAATTCGCTTGTTGCGGGCAGACGAAGAAATCGAATTAGCGCGGAAAATCGCAGATTTATTGGAATTGGAAAGAGTCCGAGAAAGACTCTCAGAACAGTTAGACCGCGATCCTCGTGATAGCGAATGGGCAGAAGCAGTACAATTACCATTGCCTGCTTTTCGTTATCGTTTACACGTTGGTCGTAGGGCAAAAGATAAAATGGTGCAGTCCAACCTACGACTAGTGGTTTCTATTGCGAAGAAATACATGAATCGCGGTTTATCATTCCAAGACTTAATTCAAGAAGGTAGTCTTGGTTTGATTCGTGCGGCGGAGAAGTTCGACCACGAAAAGGGATATAAATTTTCCACCTACGCTACATGGTGGATTCGTCAGGCCATCACCAGAGCGATCGCCGATCAGTCTCGGACTATCCGCCTACCCGTTCACCTTTACGAAACTATCTCCCGCATCAAGAAAACCACCAAGCTACTTTCTCAAGAAATGGGTCGCAAACCTACTGAGGAAGAAATCGCTACTCGCATGGAAATGACCATTGAGAAACTGCGGTTTATTGCTAAATCTGCACAGCTACCCATCTCATTAGAAACACCCATTGGTAAAGAAGAAGATTCTCGATTGGGTGATTTTATTGAATCTGATGGTGAAACCCCAGAAGATCAAGTTTCTAAAAATCTATTGCGTGAAGATTTAGAAAAAGTCCTCGATAGCCTTAGCCCTCGTGAACGCGATGTGCTGAGATTGCGCTACGGCTTGGATGATGGTCGGATGAAAACCCTTGAGGAAATTGGTCAAATCTTCAACGTTACCCGCGAACGCATTCGCCAAATTGAAGCTAAAGCCCTCCGCAAATTACGTCACCCCAACCGTAACAGCGTCCTCAAAGAATATATTCGGTAG
- a CDS encoding chlorophyll a/b-binding protein: MTNTTTKITAPVVEDRNAWRWGFTPQAEIWNGRLAMIGFLSAALIELFSGQGFLHFWGIL, translated from the coding sequence ATGACTAACACAACCACAAAAATCACTGCTCCCGTAGTTGAAGATCGTAACGCTTGGCGTTGGGGTTTTACTCCTCAAGCAGAAATTTGGAATGGTCGTTTGGCAATGATTGGCTTTTTATCTGCTGCATTGATTGAACTGTTCTCTGGTCAAGGATTCCTGCATTTCTGGGGTATTCTTTAA
- the gyrA gene encoding DNA gyrase subunit A: MAKQLNLLSTGQVITTALHTEMQRSYLEYAMSVIVGRALPDVRDGLKPVHRRILYAMHELGLTPDRPYRKCARVVGDVLGKYHPHGDQAVYDALVRLVQDFSSRYPLLAGHGNFGSVDNDPPAAMRYTETRLASISHEGMLTEIGEETVEFVGNFDNSQQEPTVLPAQLPFLLLNGCAGIAVGMATNIPPHNLGEIVDGLIALIDQPDLSDEKLLELIPGPDFPTGGEIVGDTGIREAYSTGKGGIVLRGVAQIEEVAGGKGSKRRTAIVITELPYQVNKAGWIEKIAELVNQGRLQGISDIRDESDREGMRVVIELKRDTNPQEVLQHLYHQTALQTNFGAILLAIVEGQPRQLSLRQLLQEFLNFREATLNRRYGYELGKAESRLHIVEGLLKALSQVDEVISILRQAADGSTAKVNLSSQLNLSESQADAILAMPLRRLTGLEQQNLQQEFEQLTTQIALLQNLLNDRRELLKSLKKDLRSLKRKYGDPRRTKLLPGITEELKSKAAEGSKNRKTEEVEENSPIEQPAEEAILEFTQRGYVRRLSTSGKKPKAENALPDNDFLIQTELTDTNKDLLILTSGGKVYPVRVGDIPLTTGRSPRGTPLITTLTTTAQGSQEPVVSRFLLPEDLDFKQMILLTKQGRIKRLSFAEFTNLTRRGITIVKLKDDDELLFTQSINPGEHLILASSGGRLLRFAVNDEQLPVMGRTAMGLQAFRLLRNQQMVGCATVGKDDHLLLVTQQGYAKRIAASQLRAANRGDLGTQALKFAAKTDNLASMVKATTPEVALVTNKERVVRIDVDTVPILGRDATGEIILQLNRDEKIIAVAEVR, encoded by the coding sequence ATGGCAAAACAGTTAAACCTTCTCTCAACGGGACAGGTAATTACAACAGCCCTGCACACCGAGATGCAACGGTCTTATCTAGAATATGCCATGAGTGTGATTGTTGGGCGAGCATTACCCGATGTGCGTGATGGCTTAAAACCTGTTCATCGCCGCATTTTGTATGCTATGCACGAACTAGGTTTAACACCAGATCGGCCTTATCGTAAATGTGCGCGTGTGGTTGGGGATGTACTGGGTAAATACCACCCCCACGGTGATCAAGCCGTTTATGATGCTTTAGTTAGGCTGGTGCAGGACTTTTCTAGTCGCTATCCCTTATTAGCAGGACATGGCAACTTTGGTAGTGTTGATAATGACCCCCCAGCAGCAATGCGCTACACCGAAACTCGTTTAGCATCCATTAGTCATGAGGGAATGCTGACAGAAATCGGTGAAGAAACAGTGGAATTTGTCGGTAACTTTGATAATTCCCAACAAGAACCCACGGTATTACCTGCACAGTTACCCTTTTTGTTACTCAATGGTTGTGCAGGGATTGCTGTGGGGATGGCAACAAATATTCCACCACACAATTTGGGAGAAATTGTTGATGGCTTAATTGCCTTAATTGACCAGCCAGATTTATCTGATGAAAAGTTATTAGAGTTAATTCCTGGGCCAGACTTTCCCACTGGGGGCGAAATCGTAGGTGATACCGGTATTCGCGAAGCTTACAGCACAGGGAAAGGTGGAATTGTCTTGCGCGGAGTTGCCCAAATCGAAGAAGTTGCTGGTGGTAAAGGAAGCAAGCGCCGGACAGCAATTGTGATTACGGAATTGCCTTATCAAGTGAATAAGGCAGGCTGGATTGAAAAGATAGCAGAATTAGTTAATCAAGGTCGCTTGCAAGGAATTTCAGATATTCGAGATGAAAGCGATCGCGAAGGTATGCGGGTAGTCATTGAACTCAAACGCGATACTAACCCCCAAGAAGTGCTGCAACATTTGTATCATCAGACTGCTTTGCAAACTAATTTTGGGGCAATTCTGCTGGCAATTGTCGAAGGACAACCCCGACAATTAAGCTTGCGGCAATTATTACAAGAGTTTCTAAATTTCCGAGAAGCAACCTTAAATCGTCGCTATGGTTACGAGTTAGGTAAAGCTGAAAGTCGCTTACATATAGTGGAAGGGTTGCTAAAAGCCTTATCTCAAGTAGATGAAGTGATTAGCATTTTGCGCCAAGCGGCTGACGGTAGCACAGCCAAAGTTAACTTGAGTAGCCAACTGAATTTGAGTGAATCACAAGCAGATGCAATTTTAGCAATGCCTTTGCGCCGTCTGACTGGTTTAGAACAACAGAATTTACAGCAGGAATTTGAGCAACTAACTACACAAATTGCCCTGTTGCAAAACTTACTGAACGATCGCCGCGAATTATTAAAGTCGCTGAAAAAAGATTTGCGATCGCTCAAGCGCAAATATGGTGATCCTCGACGAACCAAATTACTCCCCGGTATTACCGAGGAATTGAAAAGCAAAGCCGCAGAAGGTTCCAAAAATCGCAAGACAGAAGAAGTCGAAGAAAATTCCCCGATTGAACAGCCAGCGGAAGAAGCAATACTAGAGTTTACCCAACGGGGTTATGTACGCCGCCTTTCAACCTCTGGGAAAAAACCAAAAGCGGAAAATGCTCTCCCCGATAATGATTTCTTGATTCAAACTGAATTAACCGATACCAACAAAGATTTACTCATCCTTACCAGTGGTGGCAAAGTCTACCCTGTGCGCGTGGGGGATATTCCCTTAACTACTGGCCGTTCTCCACGAGGAACTCCATTAATCACCACACTCACAACTACTGCTCAAGGTAGTCAAGAACCTGTGGTCAGTCGCTTTTTATTACCAGAAGATTTAGACTTCAAGCAAATGATTCTCCTGACAAAACAAGGCAGAATCAAGCGCTTATCTTTCGCAGAATTTACCAACCTGACTCGTCGCGGGATTACGATTGTCAAGCTCAAAGACGATGACGAATTGTTATTTACCCAGTCCATCAACCCAGGTGAGCATTTAATTTTGGCTAGTTCTGGTGGACGTTTATTGCGGTTTGCCGTCAATGACGAACAACTACCCGTTATGGGTCGAACAGCTATGGGTTTACAAGCTTTTCGACTGTTGAGAAATCAACAAATGGTTGGCTGTGCAACTGTAGGCAAAGATGACCATTTGCTATTAGTTACTCAACAAGGATATGCCAAGCGCATTGCTGCAAGTCAATTAAGAGCAGCTAATCGAGGTGATTTAGGCACGCAAGCACTGAAATTTGCCGCTAAAACTGACAACTTAGCCAGTATGGTAAAGGCGACTACTCCAGAAGTGGCGCTGGTGACAAATAAAGAGCGTGTAGTCCGGATAGATGTAGACACAGTACCTATTTTGGGTAGAGATGCTACAGGTGAAATTATCCTGCAACTCAACCGGGATGAAAAAATTATTGCTGTTGCTGAAGTACGTTAG